The Cervus canadensis isolate Bull #8, Minnesota chromosome X, ASM1932006v1, whole genome shotgun sequence genome contains a region encoding:
- the LOC122435967 gene encoding integrator complex subunit 6-like yields the protein MSPPGMMPPKPPSGPEETNADIKHQLRKEIRQFGRKYEKIFKLLKEVQRPPEVRKQLVEFAIKEAARFKRGHLIKHLEIILEKIDSDHFLNKDTCIPNI from the exons ATGTCTCCACCTGGAATGATGCCCCCAAAACCACCATCAGGTCCAGAGGAAACCAATGCTGATATAAAACATCAATTAAGGAAGGAAATTCGACAGTTTGGACGAA aatATGAAAAAATCTTCAAATTGCTTAAAGAAGTGCAAAGACCTCCAGAAGTAAGGAAACAACTTGTTGAATTTGCCATCAAGGAAGCAGCAAG atttaaaagaGGGCACTTAATCAAGCACCTCGAGATAATACTAGAAAAAATAGATTCTGACCATTTTCTCAACAAAGACACTTGCATTCCAAACATATAA